CATATTAGTAGTTTCAACTCGTCATTGGAGGAATGGAGTAGATATTTAAGAACCTTCATGAGGGTATTCAACTGCATTGTTCTGTCTATAGTATTTTGCCTTGTGTGAAGTGTGAACATAGAATTGTTCTGTCTTTAAATTCTGCCTTATAAAGTGTGAAGTGTGGACATATCATGTAAATGAAAATAAGGGTACACGCATTAGCCTTCCACTCAACATCTTCCTTTGTTAGTTACTTATTTTAAATCTTAAATTTGATAAAGACTTGATTCTCTATAGTTCTACTTCAATTACCTTTGGTTGCACTAGCAGAGAATTATACCCTTTATATCTGTCAAGCTGCTTAATCTCTTGGAATTTTCTCTAGAGTTGATCTAATTTTTCCGTTAGACTATGAAATTCGGATACTTCAAAATTGAAGACGGATCTGTTTCAAATAATGATACTCGTGCGTTCCTTAGAAGTATCGTAAGTAacgtaattatttattttattttgtaaaaaataatttactagATACATATATGATACTTCTAGGTACTCGTggatacatatatacatatctATGATGCATGTGAGAAATTAGTGGAGATTATATAAATGATGACAATGAAAGAGAGTATACTTTATTAGTTAGCATTACAAGACTTCTTTTTATATGGAGACAAATtagtcaacaaaagttaatatatttgatttataatgtagactaaatacatcaacttaacttttgttgatccatttgtctcttataaaaaatgacattttgtcGACATAACATCAATGCTATATGTCTGAGAGGTTTTCAtgcaaattttcataaataatacaGGTTTTCACTCCAATTGCTAACTAGCTAGCATGCGAAGCACCATCACCATTTCAAATCTTGGTACCCAAAAAatacacttattgaaatgtttatGTTATGGTATGCAACTTCATAAGCATTGAAACATTCAATAGATTCAGAGTGTAACCCTACTCATGCAGTACATACTTAACCAATGAAACCAACCAAACACACATAGTACCACCTACTCtgtttccaaaaaataaacatacaaCCTACTCCCCCTGCATAAATATTCGGTTTCATTTGTAGATTTGTATCCCACAAGAATTATACCAAAACACCACTCCAATTTCACTTCACTACGGTAGAGTTTCTTATCTTCTTTTTCTCACAAATTCATCTTTTAgatctaaattctttttcaaaattatttaaccCACCTGGTCGGTCGATGGTGGTGCTGGTTTGAGATGTTGAAGTGTAGACTTAAGAACACAATTTTTTGTAGTTTAGtttggtttcttaaaaaaatcaatattaatttctataaaatgTTCCGATTGCTACATCGGATACATACAATTTGTTGTGTTCGTGTATGGCATAAATACGTCTTATCATCAAGACATCATGCGATTATGTAGATAAAGTCTCTAAATATGATAAGTTAAATGTGAAACATTATCATTGTTattaaatatattcatattgtcacgtttttaaatatgattttggcaTAATTATATTCAAACAATGTACTACATCagatattattgttattaaatttttactttttatgtaaaagtaCAGATTTTCAAGATGGATGAACAATCAGTGATTCTCTTCAAAATGGAAGCAACGAACAAAGAGATGATAGCACTCTCAAAGAAACTTGTAGAGAGTAAGGAAAAtttggttaagaagaaaaatgagagTGAGGAAACAATAAAAGAGCTCCAGAAAGATCTTGCAAAAGCAACTGCTACGAGGGATGCTCTTACTGAAAAGCTCAATGCTCTTAAAGAAAAAGTCAAGGCTCTTAGAGAAAAAGACAAGTGAATATCTCTTAGGGGTCCGTATAAAATGGACCAATGGATGTTTTGGTACAAGTTAGACCAATAAAAATTAGTAGTGTATCATTTCTTGTACCAAAATATAATTATCTtttcttatgttgttttctctAATATTTGTTCTCTCTCATGAATGTGTGTTGTGTGTGGCCATGGAAACCCAAACATTACTCAGAACAAGCAGAAAACGAGAGGAAAATTGACTTCCAtggtataaattaaatttatgatCATTCTGTTAGCGTAAAAGctaaaaataagaatataattaaagtaaaatatctGAATAAAGCACAGAAAatggattaatttttttttgtctttcctACTTTGTGAACCTTGAGAAGGTagatcaagaagaagaagaagaagaaggagaggCACACGAAGGAATCATTTTTGTCAATAGTGGATCCCACTTAGCTATCACATGTGTCTAACTCTCTTGATTGAGCCACTTCGCCGACCTTCACAGCACTATTACACCTTTAGTGTCTTGGGTCAAGGAGGGTGTGGGTTTAATCCTACAGCATTTAGACATAGGGAGATAGCCCTTACCTTACATCCTGTTTTTGTGGTAATCAACTAGGTCATAAGCCAAAGTCTTAAGACTATCCAAACATAGAGTATGCTCAAGTGTAGGGAACCAAGCTCGCTGGGATATTGTAACACATCTACTTGATAAAGTCAAATAAGAAGAAAAGCATGTTAAAAGAACATgagttttatttattgaaattttctGTTGTTTATTAACGATTTCAAAAGGTTTACAACTACTCAAagtaaactcaaataaatattGCTATGATGCAATTAACACTACCCTTTAGGACCAAAATATCACTGTCTGCAAGTGATGAAACAGCAGAACTCTACATACACAACTTTTGCTGGTTTCAGcctcaagccctcaacataaataaattgcaACGTCTAAAGAGAACAGCATAAATCATTCCTTATCAGCCTGTCTATTGGCCTCAACATTGTCATCTTTCTTGGGCTTGCCAAATGATTTCTGGGCGGCCAAATCAGGCATAGATGGTTCACCTGTTCTCTTAGAGAGGTCATCAGCTGAGTTTTCAGAGCCACGGGGACTCACCAGCTTCTTCTGAACATCTTCAAATTTTGCGGTGGAAGATGGTGTTGTGCTCATGCTTCTCTTTGAATCCAATGCATCTATGGTCAGTGCAGACACCTCATTCCGGGAGGCATACCAGGAATTACCACAGGCAACACATTCCAGCTGAAGAAAAGGCAGAACAGCAAgcaatcaaaccaagctctaaagCTACAGGACACATTGGTCTGTTTGGAATTTTGACTCTTAAGTAAAAAATGCAAACCTGATAACGGTCATCATGTCCAGCATGGATAATCTCCCTCAAACCCACCTTAGAATCCGTGCATCTTGAACAGCGGGCATCTGTCATCTGTTTGAGGTAAGGGAAAGCTAAAGTCGGCAGATTTTCACACAACAGAGAAAAAATTGTAGTGGGAGAAAGGAAGGAAAACTTACTTGCATGTGTTGTTTCTCATCAGGCTCCTTCTTGGTTTTTTCCTCAGCAGTCAAACCCTCCTGAAGTTCATATTTAGTAGATGACCATACAAAACCAAACAATCAATATGCAGTTTAACCTTTTCAAAAGCATCTTTTATTGAGGACGGGAAGCACTATTATTTCAATTAATAGTTGCTTTATGAAGTGCATGCATTCCTTGCTGTTTAGATAAAAGAAAACGCGCAGATAGctttaaatgaaagaaaaaattatttcttgctgtttaaatgaaaatgattgcTTGCTGTttaaatgaaaggaaaaaatgattTCAAGCACCGTTGGAAAGCATGAGCCATTTCCAGTATTCTGAGAGTTTATCTATTTTATATTAACTACaccaatgttttaaaaagtAGAATCAACCTACAAAAGcaattccaaacaaaacaaGCGTTAAAGAAAACTACAGTTTCTACATGAATGTTATAGTCATTTAACCCGATAAGGACACCTCTACAAAAATGCAACCAAAAGGGGGAGGGTGGTCGACATTTTTCAAGGATATAAGGGAAGAGGTTTGTAATCTTCCACTTCCCCCTAGAAAAAGTTCCAAATGCTCCAACTtaatattttcacaaataaaagTCTTGAGCAATAAAATTTTCTTGCTTCTTGTATATTCATTTCTTTTATTAGGATAAAGAAATAATCAAAGGAGCAGAACATTTTGGAGACTGTTGTAGAAGGTTGAATTAATAGAAATTCAGTGATATAAACAAAAACTGAATGCTGCTAGcttaaattggaaaatagtaGTCAAAATTCTACTAAGCAACTTCATTTCATTCAGCAGACAGGTCATAAGTTCCATTGAACATTTTAGAAAATACCACATCTAGACAATCTCGTACCTTTAATTCAATGGGTGTCatattcaaaattttagaaGGTTTCAACTCTCCATTTAACAGACGGCGTGCTAGCAATGCATTGTTCTGCAAAGAACacaaaaatggaataaaatattCAGTTCATCATTACCACTGCAGAGAAAAATTGACATGTATaagacaaaaatattaattctcaAGCCAAAAACATCGTCATTATAACCATGGTGCTGCCACATTGATTTCTCAGACCAAAAACACCGCAGGAGGATTGGATGTGACAATGGTAAAGATATAAATAAGAGGGAGGTTGAGAAAATTTACAGCTAGCttctttttccctttcttttcaATGACATTAAGAGATAATGCACATAACATTACTGTGTGCTTTGTAAACATGTAATTACTTAGTATGCAACAGCATGATCATCCAACATTCCAACTCATTGTTTCTGCATTATGTTATGAATGGAAAGACAATACTTTTATTTCGAGCTTTTAACCTCCTagacataaatataaatttattagaTAATAATAACAGAAATCAATACATTAAAATTCACACCCTAAAATGTAGCAACaatatgaattttttcaatgactcaaatataataattataattatttcaaGGGTATCATTTATATATGCAGAATGCCAGCTTCTGACCTTGAGATTAAAATCTAATTGCCGCAGCTTTTGGTTATACTTCTGAAAATCTGTTGAAAAAGCCTCATGGGAAGCTTTTTCAAGAGCAACTATGGCTGAAACAGCAGCATCTGGCCACACAAAAGACTCGGAACTctgtaaagagaaaaaaagacaGAATTCATATACTCCTTAAGGAAAGGGAAGTAAGAACAGGATgggaaaataaataattgataacccaaataaaacataaattttatacCTTCTGACCCTTGTTCTGAGAGTCATTTGCTATTTCTGAAGTTCTATCATTGCTTTTATTCTTGATTTCATCAGACTCGGCATTTCCTGATCCTTTTTCCTTTTCTGTACTATCATCACTATTACACATGTACTGAATGTGTTGAAGCAACCTCTCCAACCATTTGTCGCGATGAATGTTTCCAGTTAGTGCATTGAAATTTACTAATATGCGATGATGCTCTGAGTCATTATTAACACAACTCCCAGGTGTTTCAGGCTTGGAATGTTGGTCACTCTTAGAAACTCCTTCCTCCTCCCTTGAAACATCAATGGGAGAAATGCTCTTTCTCCTTaagcttcttttattttttgtcatgtCCTCCTGAACAGCAGGAGGGGCTTCTTCAGGCTCAATGTCAAGTAGATCACCGATGCGTTTTATAGTTTTCTGAACAAGCTCGTCAATTTCTTGCTGGTTAACATCCTCATAGTCCTTATCAGTCAGCTTCCAGAGTTTCCTTTCCAAAGTGTCATACACCCTTTGTACGATGAAGCCAGGATGTTGCTTACGTTTCGGAAACTGTTTGTTCAAGGGCACAAAATGCACCACGCACTTATGCATAACAGACTCTGCAGGAACCTCATCACGGTGAAAACTATAAAAAAGCTCCCTTGTATCACACGATTTCCAGCTTCCACCGCCTTTTTTTTCAGCTTCTTCAGGACGATAAAACCACTGTCCAGCCACCATTATGCTGCCACTAAAGTACTGTATAATGTCCTGACAGAAAAGCAATATCAAAACACTCAGATTGAAAAGATCTATTAATCCAGAAAATCAAGAAAAGCAGAAAGGAGTAAAAAACGAATATTGATAAGGAAGGAGTtcaggtatgctccatttagtcCATTTAGGGTCTTGATGgaagacatgtggcaaaaaaaaaactgagggCTGAGATTTTAAgttaataaattaatgtttgcttagtaaaataataaaaacaatatcttcctcttctctcttatGATCACTCTTTTTCTTCCACCGTAGCCCACCGCCTTGAACCTCCAACGTGGTGCAtcttttttattcaaatcattAGCAACGCTTGGAAACAGATAACCTGAGATTTGATATCGAATTCGAAACTGATAACCTGAGATTCCCAATAATACAAATCGGAAATCAAATCACTAATTCCAACTTGACCATACAAATCAGATCTATTTTTGACAGCCCAACATTGTTACTTTCATCGGAGAAAAATCCAAGAGATCCACGATAATTAAAGAGGGGAGAGCGGCGACGGAGCTATGGATTCGTTTGTGATAGCAGCGGCAAGACAAAGATGAGAAGAGGAGATAAAACGCGACACAGTGAGAGGAGGTTGGCGACGATGGGCTGCGACAGGCGGAGTTttgatttaataaaaacaaatgttaaattttttaacttaaaataaatctcagcccttaaattatttttgctttCATCCAAGAACATAAATGGACTAAATGGAGCTGTTTGttaaatggagcatacctgGACTCGTTGATAAGGGGAGTGAAACCCTTTACAACATCAACATAACACAAACTAAAGTAATTGTAGGACATTATTACATTATGCCTTTCCTAAATTATATCACAGCCCTGCATTATTAATCTTTTCCTATAACAGAGTTACAGATATTGTACTTGACTACTGGCGGTGGTCCTGATGGATCCGATATCAATATCAACACGTAATTAATcaaatagaataaaaatttCCACTTAAAAACCAAATTAGCTTCAATATTCTTATGCTAAATCCAAAGCATGACAACGGAAACGGAAAAACTTAACAACGTAAACAATGTCGCATAACAATAACATGTCAGCTAGAGTTGTGTATCTACTACTAATGCAAATAAAGTTagcaaacaatttttttttatagggtttTGATCCTTCCTATAATTTTTCTCTACACCCTCAACAATATTTTAGGGTTTAGCATACATGAAAGGACCCAAATGTTCAATCATTCTATAAAACTGATCAAAATGTTCAAATTTTCAACCCTAATTCTTAATCAAAATTAGGCATATTAATCAAATACCTTGATTATAGCAACATATGGTTTTTGTTCTTTATCCTCAGGCACAAGCATTACAGGATCCTCCtgcaaaaaacaacaatttgcATTATAACATTTGAATCACGAAATCAAATCACGAAAAAAACGTTACGGAACTTACAAGAGAATATTGATTTCCATCAAACTCAAACGATTCGTAATGTCTCTTCCTCCCTCTTCCTTTCCCCGAAACCCTAAGTGGTTCACCAATCGGCTTTGCATCCTCTGGAGTTTGAGGTGAatcctttttctcttcttccttcGCATCGCTATCGTTATTGCTATTGTCGTTGGATTCTTCGTCGTCTTCTTCGTCTATAAGCTTCATCTTCTTTCGTTTTCGAAGCTTTGAATGCTGAGGTGGCGGTGGTGCTTCGTCTTCTTCGTCGTCGCTTGTGGCGACCTGAGTGAAGCGCCGATTCACCATTTCTCACACAACAGCTTTGAATTGTTCACACTGTTACAATGAACGCGACAACAGGTTATGTTGCAAACAACTAACGTGTGTCTCAAAGTTAGATGGAGACCCAAGGGTAAATTAGTAACTCTCATCTACATTAAATGAAGACTATATAAAtgctcaaaataaattaaaagttacaaaaaaaataaaacctaatctGTCAAAGTGACGGCATGAAAAATTGAATCCAAGACCTTGCGATAAATCTCAAATTTATCGTTATTGTTTAGACATTGACAAGTCGGGCTAATCAATCAAGATTGATACTCTTATGAATGTTATGAAAGTGTGAAGATAATAAAGAATGAAGAATTGTGTTTAAGATGACGTAGGGAATGTTGTCCTAAGTCTTAATGCATTTACAGAGGTTTCATCTTGCATGAAGAAGATTCATGCAAGATTCATTAAAGTGTCTAGACGAAACGATAGTTTTATTTgaaggttaatagtgtttttgcctcctgtaatatagtgcactttttgttttattccctgtaaaaaaaaattttttagattcaacctttgaaaaacgaagattcttcaggattgACCCCTCACCTCAATGTGTCAGCAGAATCTCCTATGTAACAGTGACGtgtcaattattatttttttcatgccATGCGTGTAAATGAACGTCACGTGACAtttgtggttttttttaaaaaaacgaaaaaaaaacttaaaaaatttaaaaaaaaatggaaaaattaataatgattaaaaaaaactggtaaaataaaaaataatgaaaaaaatctggaaaaattataaatataattttaaaacgtcacgtcatttataattttaaaaaacgtgaaatttaaaaacgaaaaaaaaatcttaaaaaattaaaacaaaacctggaaattttatgaaaaaatttaaaaaaactggaaaaattaataataaaaaaaaatgattaaacaaatctggtaaa
Above is a genomic segment from Medicago truncatula cultivar Jemalong A17 chromosome 5, MtrunA17r5.0-ANR, whole genome shotgun sequence containing:
- the LOC11442620 gene encoding uncharacterized protein codes for the protein MVNRRFTQVATSDDEEDEAPPPPQHSKLRKRKKMKLIDEEDDEESNDNSNNDSDAKEEEKKDSPQTPEDAKPIGEPLRVSGKGRGRKRHYESFEFDGNQYSLEDPVMLVPEDKEQKPYVAIIKDIIQYFSGSIMVAGQWFYRPEEAEKKGGGSWKSCDTRELFYSFHRDEVPAESVMHKCVVHFVPLNKQFPKRKQHPGFIVQRVYDTLERKLWKLTDKDYEDVNQQEIDELVQKTIKRIGDLLDIEPEEAPPAVQEDMTKNKRSLRRKSISPIDVSREEEGVSKSDQHSKPETPGSCVNNDSEHHRILVNFNALTGNIHRDKWLERLLQHIQYMCNSDDSTEKEKGSGNAESDEIKNKSNDRTSEIANDSQNKGQKSSESFVWPDAAVSAIVALEKASHEAFSTDFQKYNQKLRQLDFNLKNNALLARRLLNGELKPSKILNMTPIELKEGLTAEEKTKKEPDEKQHMQMTDARCSRCTDSKVGLREIIHAGHDDRYQLECVACGNSWYASRNEVSALTIDALDSKRSMSTTPSSTAKFEDVQKKLVSPRGSENSADDLSKRTGEPSMPDLAAQKSFGKPKKDDNVEANRQADKE